The Terriglobales bacterium genome includes a window with the following:
- a CDS encoding BON domain-containing protein translates to MKNYFYTTVLALALLTAYAVSQTASSASGSNPSPGAQNGTDKSAPQSDQAAPVDDQTLQSKISGQLATNPAFVNVTVAVKNGAATLEGKVTSKQDRKDAIKIAASVPGVKVVKDKLSVEPSAKTGDGAMNPAGPTSHWMAPQSTGSSQSSGQTGAGAASGMPQGETTTGSTDSTALQGQIETALKNEPTLANDNISVAVTDNAIALSGTAATRKERLTARRVALSYAGKRIVQDRITVSGAGTTTNSPESPTPRSPEDKSNPNQSPSNQSPPDQSTPK, encoded by the coding sequence ATGAAAAACTATTTCTACACAACAGTTTTAGCTTTGGCGTTGCTAACAGCATATGCCGTTTCGCAAACTGCCTCGTCTGCTTCCGGTAGCAACCCCTCTCCCGGAGCCCAGAATGGGACTGATAAATCCGCCCCACAGTCTGATCAAGCCGCTCCGGTAGACGACCAGACCCTGCAGAGCAAAATTAGTGGTCAACTGGCAACCAATCCCGCCTTTGTTAACGTTACCGTTGCAGTAAAGAATGGAGCAGCAACCCTCGAGGGCAAAGTCACCTCGAAACAGGATCGCAAAGATGCCATAAAGATTGCCGCGTCGGTTCCCGGGGTAAAAGTCGTGAAAGACAAACTGAGTGTCGAACCTTCGGCTAAAACTGGCGACGGCGCAATGAATCCTGCAGGCCCTACCAGCCATTGGATGGCTCCGCAATCAACCGGCAGCAGCCAGAGTTCGGGACAAACCGGGGCAGGGGCAGCCAGTGGGATGCCGCAAGGTGAGACGACGACAGGCAGCACCGACTCGACCGCGCTACAAGGCCAAATTGAGACCGCTCTCAAGAACGAACCGACTCTGGCCAACGACAACATCAGCGTGGCCGTCACCGATAATGCAATTGCACTGTCAGGCACGGCCGCCACCAGGAAAGAACGGCTGACGGCAAGACGGGTCGCGCTCTCCTATGCCGGTAAACGCATAGTGCAAGACCGCATTACAGTTTCCGGTGCCGGAACCACAACCAACTCACCGGAGAGCCCCACGCCGCGCAGCCCTGAGGATAAAAGCAACCCGAATCAGAGTCCTTCGAACCAGAGTCCCCCAGATCAATCCACACCGAAATAA
- a CDS encoding ATP-dependent DNA ligase → MQQFSQIAGSMAWTSKKTEKIRLLAEYLSAKPVDEAALAAIFFSGRAFPAYEETTLQVGGTLLWRLAAEIAGVSEAELRDAYRRYGDLGDAVEEVFSMRRSKPAAPGISLTELAESFRNVAAARGPSAKSEVLRRLLIRASPAEAKYIVKIILGDLRIGSKESLVEEAIAKAFGVNVKEVQRANMMLGDIGETLRLAAAHKLAEARLRLFHPIGFMLASPVQSAEEAFEAFGSEAQFAVEDKYDGIRAQAHTGSKDGRRLVRIFSRTRDEVTESFPELVQPLASLPGELVLDGEIVAWEQLPDGAGRAMPFSELQKRLGRKKVAAALLDSVPVTYLVFDVLSCDGELLIDHPLRQRYEVLNSRLALPRNYEQVAMIDPQGMLAFGSSGAAEDRKTEIIRAPFTQATSPKELEDLFLKARERGNEGLMLKDLESSYTPGRRGRAWLKLKRELATLDVVVTAAEYGHGKRAGVLSDYTFAIRDEQNSNKLLNIGKAYSGLTDVEIAELTRWFLEHTTVDEGFRRQVEPKIVLEVAFNNMMKSDRHESGFALRFPRILRIRTDKLPEDIDTLATVHEIFALQHGARDFSPRMNADQP, encoded by the coding sequence ATGCAGCAGTTCTCTCAAATCGCCGGTTCCATGGCGTGGACCAGCAAGAAGACGGAAAAAATCCGCCTGCTGGCCGAATACTTGAGCGCCAAGCCTGTGGATGAAGCCGCGCTGGCTGCGATTTTCTTTTCCGGGCGCGCTTTTCCTGCCTACGAAGAAACCACGTTACAAGTTGGCGGAACTTTGCTGTGGCGGCTGGCGGCAGAGATCGCCGGCGTTAGCGAAGCCGAGCTGCGTGACGCTTACCGTCGTTATGGCGACTTGGGAGACGCGGTGGAAGAAGTCTTCAGTATGCGCAGGAGCAAGCCAGCCGCTCCCGGAATCTCTCTGACCGAGTTGGCTGAGTCGTTTCGCAACGTTGCCGCAGCTCGCGGCCCGTCGGCCAAATCGGAGGTCCTTCGCCGATTGCTGATCCGCGCCTCTCCCGCCGAAGCCAAATACATTGTCAAGATCATCTTAGGTGATTTGCGCATTGGCTCGAAAGAAAGCCTGGTGGAAGAGGCCATTGCAAAGGCTTTTGGTGTGAATGTAAAAGAAGTCCAGCGCGCCAACATGATGCTGGGCGATATCGGTGAAACCCTGCGGCTCGCGGCCGCACACAAACTGGCCGAGGCCCGCTTGCGGCTCTTTCATCCTATAGGCTTCATGCTGGCCAGCCCGGTGCAATCGGCGGAGGAAGCATTTGAGGCTTTTGGTTCAGAGGCGCAATTCGCTGTAGAAGATAAATACGACGGCATCCGCGCCCAGGCGCACACCGGCAGCAAAGACGGCCGCCGACTGGTGCGCATCTTCTCACGCACCCGTGACGAGGTTACTGAAAGCTTTCCCGAACTGGTACAACCTCTGGCTTCACTGCCAGGCGAATTGGTGCTTGATGGAGAGATCGTTGCCTGGGAGCAATTGCCTGACGGCGCCGGACGCGCCATGCCTTTTTCCGAACTGCAAAAACGGCTGGGAAGAAAGAAAGTCGCGGCTGCCTTGTTGGATAGCGTACCGGTTACTTATCTGGTTTTCGATGTTCTCTCCTGCGACGGCGAGCTCTTGATTGATCATCCTTTGCGACAGCGTTACGAGGTCCTAAACTCCCGGCTCGCACTGCCTCGCAATTACGAGCAAGTGGCGATGATAGATCCGCAAGGCATGCTGGCATTTGGATCCTCGGGCGCCGCCGAAGACCGCAAAACAGAGATCATCCGCGCGCCTTTTACGCAGGCGACATCACCGAAAGAGTTGGAAGATCTGTTTCTCAAGGCGCGTGAGCGCGGCAACGAAGGCCTGATGTTGAAAGACCTGGAATCGTCTTACACCCCTGGCCGCCGCGGGCGGGCCTGGCTTAAATTAAAGCGCGAACTGGCCACACTCGATGTCGTGGTCACCGCCGCCGAGTACGGACATGGCAAGCGCGCAGGTGTGCTCAGCGACTACACCTTCGCCATCCGCGACGAACAGAATAGCAACAAATTGCTGAACATCGGCAAAGCGTACTCTGGCCTCACTGACGTTGAAATCGCAGAGCTGACGCGCTGGTTTCTGGAGCACACAACCGTGGATGAAGGCTTTCGTCGGCAGGTCGAACCCAAGATCGTTCTGGAAGTCGCTTTCAACAACATGATGAAATCTGACCGCCATGAGAGCGGATTCGCCCTGCGCTTTCCGCGCATTCTGCGCATACGCACCGACAAGCTGCCGGAAGACATTGATACGCTGGCGACCGTGCACGAAATCTTTGCGCTGCAACACGGAGCTCGGGACTTTTCGCCGCGGATGAACGCGGATCAACCCTGA
- a CDS encoding DUF2914 domain-containing protein, producing MKISHFFVVAMLLLVWAALPAQAQKAAPTQPAASGVQVLKMVLCQNVKDYEPQQELTTAKVGDVIVGWTKIQAPAGTKITHRWIHEGKTASDIPLKAPGRTWSRKTIHEAGNWKLQVLDADGNVLKEISFTASS from the coding sequence ATGAAGATCAGCCATTTCTTTGTTGTAGCGATGTTGTTATTGGTTTGGGCGGCTCTACCGGCCCAGGCGCAGAAAGCTGCACCCACACAGCCGGCCGCATCTGGAGTTCAAGTGCTCAAGATGGTGCTTTGCCAGAACGTTAAAGATTATGAGCCACAACAGGAATTGACCACTGCCAAGGTCGGGGACGTAATTGTGGGATGGACAAAAATCCAAGCTCCAGCGGGGACGAAAATCACCCATCGTTGGATTCACGAAGGGAAGACGGCCAGCGACATTCCACTGAAGGCGCCGGGCCGAACCTGGTCGCGCAAGACAATCCACGAAGCGGGAAACTGGAAATTACAGGTCCTGGATGCGGATGGGAACGTTTTGAAAGAGATTTCTTTCACCGCGTCTTCATAG
- the prfA gene encoding peptide chain release factor 1 gives MFERLEQLEARYDELTQALASPEIINDSAKYQKTAKAHSELVPVVEKFREFKDLKRGIDESKALVAGEEDQEMRAYAQEELTNLEQRMVRVEEELKFLLLPKDPNDEKNIVLEIRAGTGGDEATLFAAEVFRMYTRFAEGKRWKVEVLSTSESGVGGLKEVIALIEGQRVYSQLKYESGVHRVQRVPQTEQQGRVHTSAITVAVLPEAEEVDIKIEAKDLRIDTFCSSGPGGQSVNTTYSAVRITHLPTNTVVSCQDEKSQIKNREKGMRVLRARLYEMEQEKQQAALAKERRAMVGSGDRSEKIRTYNFPQNRVTDHRIGMTMHQLTDVMDGKLQPFIDALTTHYQTEKLKGDENGASAAD, from the coding sequence ATGTTTGAGCGTTTAGAACAACTCGAAGCCCGCTACGACGAACTCACGCAGGCGCTGGCCTCGCCGGAAATCATCAATGACTCGGCGAAATACCAGAAGACTGCCAAGGCGCACAGCGAACTTGTGCCCGTGGTGGAAAAGTTCCGCGAGTTTAAAGACCTGAAGCGTGGCATTGACGAGAGCAAGGCTTTAGTCGCCGGTGAAGAAGACCAGGAAATGCGCGCCTACGCGCAGGAGGAGCTGACCAACCTGGAGCAGCGCATGGTCCGCGTGGAAGAAGAGCTGAAGTTCCTGCTGCTTCCCAAAGATCCCAACGACGAAAAAAACATCGTGCTGGAAATTCGCGCTGGAACCGGCGGAGACGAGGCCACATTGTTCGCCGCCGAGGTCTTCCGCATGTACACGCGCTTTGCCGAGGGCAAGCGCTGGAAGGTGGAGGTGCTTTCCACCTCCGAGTCGGGCGTCGGCGGGCTGAAAGAAGTGATTGCTCTCATCGAGGGCCAGCGAGTCTACTCGCAGTTGAAATATGAGAGCGGCGTGCACCGCGTGCAGCGCGTCCCGCAGACGGAGCAACAGGGGCGGGTGCATACTTCGGCAATTACGGTAGCGGTGCTCCCCGAAGCTGAAGAGGTTGACATCAAGATTGAAGCCAAAGACCTGCGCATTGATACCTTCTGCTCTTCAGGGCCGGGCGGACAGTCAGTCAACACAACGTACTCTGCCGTACGTATCACCCACCTGCCCACTAACACCGTCGTTAGCTGCCAGGATGAGAAATCGCAGATCAAGAACCGCGAAAAGGGCATGCGTGTGTTGCGCGCGCGTCTCTATGAGATGGAGCAGGAAAAGCAGCAGGCCGCCCTGGCCAAGGAGCGCCGGGCGATGGTGGGCAGCGGCGATCGCAGCGAAAAGATCCGTACCTACAACTTTCCGCAGAACCGCGTGACCGACCACCGCATCGGCATGACCATGCACCAGTTGACCGACGTGATGGATGGCAAGCTGCAACCCTTTATTGATGCGCTGACCACGCATTACCAGACAGAAAAACTCAAGGGTGATGAGAACGGCGCCAGCGCAGCAGATTGA
- a CDS encoding DUF1385 domain-containing protein gives MATIVRFLATLQLLPALESGEETLVGGQAVMEGVMMRTPHAWGIAVRNPSGEVVVHREPLERLSEKHKWLGWPLVRGIATLGQAMSLGFRALKFSANVALEGIAGESKDKDKEQKIEISGWVAAVNVLFSVAFFIFMYKFIPLLAATELKRHFAVFSGQIAFNVVDGAIRIALFLLFIWGISRFKDIHRVFEYHGSEHKTVFAFEDHKDLTAENVQQYSTYHPRCGTSFLMTVMLISIVVYTLIPVTTFWARFGIRIALLPVIAAVSYEMIRFAGQLQRRAAAGASRGVGSALFLLLTRPGMWLQRITTQPPADAQVECAIRALNEAMELEKTRGGELIIA, from the coding sequence TTGGCCACAATTGTACGGTTCCTGGCGACGCTGCAGCTTCTTCCTGCGCTCGAAAGCGGCGAAGAAACTCTGGTCGGCGGCCAGGCGGTGATGGAAGGCGTAATGATGCGCACGCCCCATGCCTGGGGAATTGCTGTGCGCAATCCTTCCGGAGAAGTTGTAGTGCATCGCGAACCGCTCGAGCGTCTCTCGGAAAAACATAAATGGCTGGGCTGGCCGCTGGTCCGCGGAATTGCCACACTGGGGCAGGCCATGAGTCTGGGCTTCCGTGCCTTGAAATTTTCTGCCAATGTGGCCCTCGAAGGAATAGCCGGAGAGAGCAAAGATAAAGACAAGGAACAGAAAATCGAAATCAGTGGCTGGGTGGCAGCCGTGAACGTGCTCTTTTCGGTAGCGTTTTTTATCTTCATGTATAAATTTATTCCCCTGCTGGCGGCCACCGAACTCAAACGGCACTTTGCCGTATTTTCCGGCCAGATCGCCTTCAACGTAGTAGACGGCGCCATTCGCATCGCGCTCTTCCTGCTTTTTATCTGGGGAATTTCGCGCTTTAAAGATATTCACCGCGTCTTCGAATATCACGGCTCCGAGCACAAGACGGTATTTGCCTTCGAAGACCACAAGGACCTGACCGCGGAAAACGTGCAGCAATATTCCACCTATCATCCGCGCTGCGGCACCAGCTTCCTGATGACGGTGATGCTGATCTCGATTGTGGTCTATACCCTGATCCCGGTAACTACATTCTGGGCGCGATTTGGAATTCGCATCGCCCTGCTGCCGGTGATTGCGGCGGTGTCGTACGAGATGATCCGCTTTGCCGGGCAACTTCAGCGGCGCGCTGCTGCTGGTGCTTCACGCGGCGTGGGCTCCGCCCTCTTCTTGCTTTTGACCCGGCCGGGAATGTGGCTGCAACGCATCACCACGCAACCGCCCGCCGATGCCCAGGTCGAATGCGCCATCCGCGCCTTGAATGAAGCCATGGAACTGGAAAAAACACGCGGCGGGGAATTAATCATAGCCTAG
- a CDS encoding cation diffusion facilitator family transporter translates to MHVHAAAPQSKTSQGAVRILRISLLLTFLYIVATAVAGVRGNSLALISEAGHNVSDFLALLLSLFAVYLQTRPPTSTKTFGYQRAGVLAAFVNAISLVALSIYIFYEGAQRLFKPVPVHSALMIVTAAAGVLMNGIIALLLYRSGKDVNLRSAFLHMLGDTLSTAAVIVGGWGIMLTGKYWIDPALSFGIAALILWSAVGIVRETLHILLEGTPRGMQLEHVTQAIRGIEGVLDVHDLHIWSLGSESHALSCHIRIADIPVSASDLILHEVNDRLRDSFHIYHTTIQLENVVCEVAHGCVIPVGESHGAGHRHTH, encoded by the coding sequence GTGCATGTGCATGCCGCAGCTCCGCAGTCGAAAACCAGCCAGGGTGCAGTGCGGATTCTACGCATTTCCCTGCTCCTGACTTTTCTTTACATTGTCGCCACCGCGGTTGCCGGTGTGCGCGGCAACAGTCTGGCGTTGATCTCCGAAGCTGGGCACAACGTCTCAGATTTTCTGGCCCTGCTGCTTTCGTTATTCGCGGTTTATTTGCAGACCAGGCCGCCGACTTCAACCAAGACCTTTGGCTACCAGCGCGCCGGCGTTCTTGCCGCCTTCGTCAATGCCATTTCCCTGGTGGCGCTCTCTATTTACATTTTTTATGAGGGTGCCCAGCGCTTGTTCAAGCCCGTGCCCGTGCATTCCGCGCTCATGATCGTTACCGCCGCCGCGGGTGTGCTCATGAACGGAATCATTGCGCTTCTGCTCTATCGTAGCGGCAAAGATGTGAATCTGCGCAGCGCGTTTCTGCACATGCTGGGCGATACGCTCTCCACCGCGGCGGTGATCGTGGGTGGATGGGGAATCATGCTGACCGGCAAATACTGGATTGACCCGGCGCTCTCGTTCGGCATCGCGGCTCTGATTCTCTGGTCAGCCGTCGGGATCGTGCGCGAGACACTGCACATTCTGCTGGAAGGCACTCCGCGTGGCATGCAGCTGGAGCACGTGACTCAGGCCATTCGGGGGATCGAGGGCGTGCTCGACGTGCATGACCTGCACATTTGGAGCCTGGGTTCAGAGAGTCATGCTCTGTCATGCCACATCCGCATCGCTGATATCCCGGTTTCGGCCAGCGACCTTATTCTGCATGAGGTGAATGACCGCCTGCGCGATTCGTTTCACATCTATCACACCACCATTCAACTCGAGAACGTGGTATGTGAGGTCGCACATGGCTGCGTGATTCCGGTTGGCGAATCCCACGGGGCCGGACACAGGCATACTCATTAA
- a CDS encoding alpha/beta fold hydrolase: protein MRRPIFSKRRLLWLSLFLGLYLAFCAYAAKFLVDMTLRQPHPGAMALAPPAWLMQASSDQKAGREPQEVSVEAQDGVTLRAWYFMHSGATRNAVIVLHGLGDTRRGMSGQAELFLRHGYNVLMPDSRAHGASGGELATFGILEADDVHRWVSWLKNKLPAGGCVFGSGVSMGAAIILQAAAREPRFCGVIAEAPYASFREIGYDRIGQPFHLGPWFGMTVGRPIIEFGMIYARSKYKVNLEEASPVAALRNSSVPVLLIAGLEDDNIPIRHSRMIHELNPNVILWEVPGAGHGSAISDARADYERHVMDFINFARDSRPDGVGHRAAAQ, encoded by the coding sequence ATGCGCCGGCCAATTTTTTCCAAAAGACGCCTGTTGTGGCTTTCACTATTCCTGGGGCTTTATCTGGCGTTCTGCGCCTATGCCGCCAAGTTTCTGGTAGATATGACCCTGCGCCAGCCGCACCCGGGTGCGATGGCTCTGGCTCCGCCAGCGTGGCTGATGCAAGCGTCATCAGATCAAAAGGCAGGCCGAGAGCCGCAAGAGGTCTCGGTTGAAGCCCAGGACGGAGTCACACTGCGCGCCTGGTATTTCATGCACTCCGGTGCTACCCGGAACGCTGTGATTGTTCTGCACGGGCTGGGGGATACGCGCAGAGGAATGTCGGGCCAGGCAGAATTATTCCTGCGCCACGGCTATAACGTTCTGATGCCGGACTCGCGGGCCCACGGCGCCAGCGGCGGCGAGCTGGCAACTTTCGGAATACTCGAAGCTGACGACGTGCATCGCTGGGTAAGTTGGCTGAAGAATAAGCTACCGGCGGGAGGCTGTGTTTTCGGCTCCGGCGTTTCCATGGGAGCGGCAATCATATTGCAGGCGGCCGCGCGTGAGCCGCGCTTTTGCGGCGTGATTGCTGAGGCGCCTTACGCCAGCTTCCGCGAGATCGGCTATGACCGCATTGGCCAGCCTTTCCATCTGGGCCCTTGGTTCGGCATGACCGTAGGGCGGCCCATCATTGAGTTTGGAATGATCTATGCGCGGTCGAAATACAAAGTCAATCTGGAAGAAGCCTCTCCCGTAGCAGCGCTACGCAACAGTTCAGTGCCGGTGCTTCTGATTGCCGGCCTGGAGGATGACAATATTCCCATTCGGCATTCGCGCATGATTCATGAACTGAATCCAAATGTGATCTTGTGGGAAGTTCCCGGAGCGGGGCACGGCAGCGCCATCAGCGACGCACGTGCGGACTATGAGCGCCATGTGATGGATTTCATAAATTTCGCACGCGATTCCAGGCCAGATGGAGTGGGACACCGGGCCGCCGCCCAATAA
- the prmC gene encoding peptide chain release factor N(5)-glutamine methyltransferase, translating into MQLKAALAAAIEHLTANSVGSPRLNSETLMMFTLSCDRAYLYAHPERELTADEHNRFTGYISERSTGKPAQYITGHQEFWGLDLLVSPAVLIPRPETEHIIETVLELAAGQQDLKIIDVGTGSGCIAIALASELVLAQIEAADISAEALEVARANAARLGFAERIRFHQADLLSGFQAQQLDFIVSNPPYVSEAEPEKTQREVREFEPKVAVFGGPTGMEIYQRLLPQAYECLRDGGWLVMEIGFSIEEPVRALLKTWREVRTINDLQGIPRVVAARK; encoded by the coding sequence ATGCAATTGAAAGCCGCTCTAGCTGCCGCCATCGAACATCTCACCGCTAACAGCGTGGGATCGCCGCGCTTGAATTCAGAAACTCTGATGATGTTCACACTAAGCTGTGACCGCGCTTATCTGTACGCGCATCCTGAGCGCGAGCTGACTGCCGATGAGCACAACCGCTTTACGGGTTACATTTCTGAGCGATCCACAGGCAAGCCTGCACAGTACATCACCGGGCACCAGGAGTTCTGGGGGCTCGATCTGCTGGTGTCGCCGGCAGTGCTCATCCCGCGCCCGGAGACCGAGCACATCATCGAGACCGTTTTGGAGCTGGCGGCTGGACAACAAGATTTAAAAATTATTGACGTGGGTACCGGTTCGGGATGCATTGCCATTGCGTTGGCCAGCGAACTCGTGCTGGCACAGATCGAAGCCGCCGATATTTCTGCCGAGGCCCTGGAAGTAGCTCGCGCTAACGCCGCCCGGTTGGGTTTTGCAGAGCGAATCCGCTTTCATCAGGCGGACTTGCTCTCGGGCTTTCAAGCGCAGCAATTAGATTTTATAGTTTCCAATCCGCCCTATGTGAGCGAAGCCGAACCCGAAAAAACCCAGCGCGAGGTGCGCGAGTTCGAACCCAAAGTCGCGGTTTTTGGCGGCCCCACTGGCATGGAGATTTATCAGAGATTGCTTCCGCAAGCATATGAATGCCTGCGCGACGGTGGTTGGCTGGTCATGGAAATTGGGTTTTCTATCGAGGAGCCCGTCCGCGCTTTATTGAAAACTTGGCGCGAGGTTCGTACCATCAACGACCTGCAGGGAATTCCCCGCGTGGTGGCGGCGCGGAAGTAG
- a CDS encoding ubiquitin-like small modifier protein 1 encodes MKIHIPTPLRQYAGKNSTVDVKGGTVAEALANLTTQYGDLRRHLYTDDGKLRAFVNVYVNDEDIRYLQKENTPTKEGDSISIVPSIAGGF; translated from the coding sequence ATGAAGATTCATATTCCTACCCCACTCCGGCAATATGCCGGCAAGAACTCGACGGTTGACGTTAAGGGCGGCACCGTCGCCGAAGCCTTGGCCAATCTCACAACACAATATGGCGACCTGCGCCGCCATCTTTACACCGATGACGGCAAATTGCGCGCCTTCGTCAATGTGTACGTAAATGACGAGGATATTCGCTATTTGCAGAAAGAGAACACTCCTACCAAGGAAGGCGACTCGATTTCCATCGTCCCCTCCATCGCCGGAGGCTTCTAA
- a CDS encoding alpha/beta fold hydrolase, with translation MSIKKCIFRVGAFSVLLYLLGTIALAEISLHPVRIHRGQRLARLTKLAEQSAQTSGGQLQNVSIQSQDGTHLEAWYVQPAASNGRAVLLLHGLGDSRAGIEPYMGIFLQSGYSVLMPDSRGNGASSGLTTYGLRESGDVHAWVDWLIANKNPTCVFALGESMGAAILLQSLQVEHRFCAVVAESSFADFREAAYDRVSEQFSAGPWLGKTLLRPAIEGAFLEGRIVHRLDLQSASPRNAITGVTTPIMLIHGASDTHLRLRHSQILHQANPRTELWIVPGVEHTLVFRTHPQEFTERVRAFFAAHSITPVIPVA, from the coding sequence ATGTCCATTAAAAAATGTATATTTCGCGTGGGTGCGTTTTCAGTGTTGCTCTACCTGTTAGGCACAATTGCACTGGCTGAAATCTCATTGCATCCGGTACGAATTCACCGCGGACAACGTCTCGCCAGACTTACAAAACTTGCCGAGCAGAGTGCACAGACCAGCGGAGGCCAGCTACAAAATGTTTCCATCCAGTCCCAGGACGGAACTCATCTGGAAGCGTGGTATGTTCAACCCGCGGCTTCCAATGGACGCGCTGTGCTCCTGCTGCACGGTTTGGGCGACAGCCGCGCCGGTATAGAACCCTACATGGGTATATTTCTGCAGAGCGGGTATTCGGTGCTTATGCCGGACTCGCGCGGCAACGGGGCCAGCAGCGGCCTAACAACCTATGGTTTGCGCGAATCGGGCGACGTCCATGCGTGGGTTGATTGGCTCATAGCCAATAAAAATCCAACGTGCGTTTTTGCCCTGGGAGAATCCATGGGGGCGGCGATCCTGCTGCAATCTTTGCAGGTGGAGCACCGCTTTTGCGCGGTGGTGGCGGAGTCTTCGTTTGCTGATTTCCGCGAGGCCGCGTATGACCGCGTGAGCGAACAATTTTCTGCTGGTCCGTGGTTAGGGAAAACATTGCTGCGACCTGCCATCGAAGGTGCTTTTCTTGAAGGACGCATTGTGCACCGGCTCGACTTGCAGAGCGCGAGCCCTCGGAATGCAATCACCGGGGTTACCACTCCCATCATGCTCATTCATGGCGCCTCTGATACTCATCTCCGGCTGCGGCATTCGCAGATACTGCATCAAGCGAACCCCAGGACTGAATTGTGGATTGTTCCCGGGGTGGAACACACGCTGGTTTTTCGTACGCATCCGCAGGAATTTACGGAGAGGGTAAGAGCTTTCTTTGCTGCGCATTCAATCACGCCCGTCATTCCTGTGGCGTGA
- the moeB gene encoding molybdopterin-synthase adenylyltransferase MoeB yields MATIVEKPVVANATPTLNKDEILRYSRHLIMPEVGMEGQLKLKAAKVLCIGAGGLGSPLILYLAAAGVGTLGIVDFDVVDFTNLQRQIIHSTADVGRKKLDSAEQTINEINPFVEVKKFETLLNSENALQLFRDFDVIVDGTDNFPTRYLVNDACVLSGKPNVYGSIFRFEGQASVFATKEGPCYRCLYPEPPPPGLVPSCAEGGVLGILPGLVGVIQATEVVKLILGSGDSLIGRLLLVDALGMKFRELKLRKNPECPVCGTHPTVTKLIDYQQFCGIRGEEQKVTTEAIPQIQPEELKRRLDAGEDIFILDVREPHEYQICNLGGYLIPINDLPKRVNELDSSRQIVAHCKMGGRSAKAVEFLKQAGFKNVLNLAGGINAWSDKVDPKVPKY; encoded by the coding sequence ATGGCAACCATCGTAGAAAAACCCGTCGTCGCAAATGCGACCCCCACATTGAATAAAGACGAGATCCTGCGCTACTCGCGGCATCTCATCATGCCCGAGGTCGGCATGGAAGGTCAGCTCAAGCTCAAAGCGGCTAAGGTGCTTTGCATCGGCGCCGGCGGCCTGGGCTCGCCGCTGATCCTGTACCTTGCGGCAGCCGGCGTGGGCACGCTGGGCATCGTGGATTTCGACGTCGTGGATTTCACCAACTTGCAGCGCCAGATTATCCACTCCACGGCAGATGTCGGACGCAAGAAGCTCGACTCCGCCGAGCAGACCATCAACGAAATCAACCCGTTTGTGGAAGTCAAAAAGTTCGAGACGCTGCTCAACAGCGAAAACGCCCTGCAGCTCTTTCGCGATTTCGACGTGATCGTCGATGGCACCGACAACTTCCCCACCCGCTACCTGGTCAACGACGCTTGCGTGCTCAGCGGCAAGCCCAACGTTTACGGATCAATCTTCCGCTTCGAAGGCCAGGCCAGCGTCTTCGCTACCAAAGAAGGTCCGTGCTATCGCTGCCTGTATCCCGAGCCGCCACCGCCGGGGCTGGTACCCTCCTGCGCCGAAGGTGGAGTCCTGGGAATCTTGCCCGGCTTAGTCGGCGTGATTCAGGCTACAGAAGTCGTCAAACTGATTCTGGGCTCGGGTGACTCGCTGATTGGACGCCTCTTGCTCGTAGACGCCCTGGGCATGAAGTTCCGCGAGCTTAAGCTGCGCAAAAATCCCGAGTGCCCGGTGTGCGGCACGCATCCCACGGTGACCAAGCTGATAGACTACCAGCAGTTTTGCGGCATACGCGGCGAGGAGCAAAAGGTGACGACCGAAGCCATTCCCCAAATCCAGCCGGAGGAGCTCAAGCGCCGGCTCGACGCGGGCGAAGACATTTTCATTCTCGACGTGCGTGAACCCCACGAATATCAAATCTGCAACCTGGGCGGATATCTGATTCCCATCAATGATCTGCCCAAGCGGGTCAACGAACTCGATTCCAGCCGCCAGATCGTGGCCCACTGCAAGATGGGTGGCCGCAGCGCTAAAGCGGTTGAGTTCCTCAAGCAAGCAGGATTCAAGAACGTGCTGAATCTGGCGGGCGGCATCAACGCGTGGTCCGATAAGGTGGATCCCAAAGTACCCAAGTACTGA